The Acidimicrobiia bacterium genome contains a region encoding:
- a CDS encoding low molecular weight protein-tyrosine-phosphatase has product MRILTVCLGNICRSPAAEAAIRAAAAEEGLQVEVDSAGTGDYHIGDGPNPRSIAAGAEVGLDVRGTARQVRLEDFEQFDLIVAMDHANFEDLRRLAPSSSARAKVHLFRDFDPASRGREVPDPYYGTDEDYRAMVKVILPAARGLVERLKELSS; this is encoded by the coding sequence ATGCGAATCCTGACCGTCTGCCTCGGGAATATCTGTCGCTCTCCCGCCGCGGAGGCCGCAATCCGGGCCGCCGCCGCTGAAGAGGGTCTGCAGGTCGAAGTGGATTCGGCAGGCACCGGCGATTATCACATAGGCGATGGGCCGAACCCCCGGTCGATCGCGGCTGGGGCCGAGGTGGGTCTCGACGTCCGGGGGACGGCGCGGCAGGTTCGGCTCGAGGACTTCGAACAGTTCGACTTGATCGTCGCGATGGACCATGCCAACTTCGAGGATCTGCGACGACTGGCACCTTCGTCGAGTGCCCGCGCCAAGGTCCACCTCTTCCGCGATTTCGATCCGGCTTCGCGCGGCCGGGAGGTTCCGGACCCGTATTACGGAACCGATGAGGACTACCGGGCAATGGTCAAGGTGATACTCCCGGCGGCCCGCGGTCTGGTTGAGAGGCTCAAGGAGCTGAGCAGCTGA
- a CDS encoding CPBP family intramembrane glutamic endopeptidase produces the protein MQITTTTIARRLWDTYMTATRRETDEASNEYRSATPPESADRRATIVLITSVVVLLITNFGTDWKWIAGIGGFLGAGGVESLFTTADAAQFNRLAWWAVVQISAYVALPLLAIRYGLGGKPVDFGAGGSLKHAGVYIGLLAVSIPLIVAVSFTDGFQAKYPFYDLTPGQPFWPYLWIWWVLYGLQFVALEFFFRGFMVHGLKHRFGYMAVVIMVVPYTMIHFRKPLLEAIGAIFGGTILGTMSLKTRSVWWGAALHVTIAGTMDVLSLAHKGLI, from the coding sequence ATGCAGATCACCACGACAACGATCGCACGTCGCCTCTGGGACACGTATATGACGGCCACCCGGAGGGAAACCGACGAAGCATCGAATGAATACCGTTCTGCGACTCCCCCGGAGTCGGCCGATCGCCGCGCCACCATTGTCTTGATCACCTCGGTGGTTGTGTTGCTCATCACCAACTTCGGGACCGACTGGAAATGGATCGCCGGAATCGGAGGATTCCTCGGTGCTGGCGGGGTGGAATCTCTCTTCACAACTGCCGATGCAGCACAGTTCAACCGGTTGGCCTGGTGGGCCGTCGTCCAGATCTCTGCGTACGTCGCACTCCCGCTGCTGGCCATTAGATACGGCCTGGGAGGGAAGCCGGTCGACTTCGGGGCAGGGGGCTCCCTCAAACACGCGGGGGTCTACATCGGCCTCCTGGCGGTCAGCATCCCCCTGATAGTCGCCGTCTCGTTCACCGACGGGTTCCAGGCCAAGTACCCGTTCTACGACCTGACCCCCGGACAACCTTTCTGGCCGTACCTCTGGATCTGGTGGGTGCTCTACGGTCTCCAGTTCGTTGCCCTCGAGTTCTTCTTTCGAGGTTTCATGGTCCACGGGTTGAAGCACCGTTTCGGGTACATGGCGGTGGTCATCATGGTGGTGCCGTACACGATGATCCATTTCCGCAAACCGCTCTTGGAGGCCATCGGCGCGATCTTCGGCGGAACGATCCTGGGAACGATGAGCCTGAAGACCAGATCGGTCTGGTGGGGCGCCGCACTGCACGTGACAATCGCCGGAACCATGGACGTTCTCTCCCTCGCTCACAAAGGGCTGATCTGA
- a CDS encoding PQQ-dependent sugar dehydrogenase gives MRRWIAWIILLAACSGNVQEAVSVPSTSGTSSTSPSTNPVATDQSTTTTTTTTTTTVTSTTTTTTVTLDPLLGLAYRKIAGDLDFPVFVDAPTGDSRLFVVSKEGRIWVSEGGPVLDEPFLDIADLVRNEGEQGLLGLAFDPAVEDRFFVHYSDIRGDTVLASYLFSADPNRADPSSGRILFTADQPASNHNGGMLSFGPDGHLYLALGDGGRGNDAFGHGQRSDTVFGAILRFATDPFGPAPGNPFDEVWSYGLRNPWRFSFDGELIYVADVGQNSFEEINVAPAAAPGLNYGWPIVEGLHCFSPPTGCDTTGITLPVVEVAHGDGGACSITGGYVYRGDAIPELNGHYFYSDYCGGWLRSFAWNGSEVTEPTDWTADVGSIGGVTSFGTDGFGELYVTAGDSVYLVVPVR, from the coding sequence ATGCGTCGATGGATAGCCTGGATCATCCTGCTCGCCGCTTGTTCCGGGAACGTCCAGGAGGCCGTTTCCGTTCCGAGCACGTCCGGCACGAGCTCCACCTCCCCGTCGACCAACCCGGTCGCGACCGATCAGTCCACCACCACCACCACCACGACCACCACCACCACCGTCACCAGCACGACCACGACGACGACCGTCACGCTCGATCCGCTCCTTGGTCTGGCCTACCGGAAGATTGCCGGTGATCTCGATTTCCCCGTGTTCGTCGATGCGCCCACCGGCGACTCTCGACTGTTCGTCGTTTCGAAAGAGGGCCGTATCTGGGTTTCGGAGGGAGGGCCGGTGCTCGACGAGCCGTTTCTCGACATCGCCGATCTCGTTCGCAACGAAGGTGAACAAGGTTTGCTGGGCCTCGCGTTCGATCCGGCGGTGGAAGACCGCTTCTTCGTTCACTACTCGGACATCCGCGGAGACACCGTGCTCGCCTCGTACCTCTTCTCCGCCGACCCGAACCGCGCCGACCCATCCTCAGGTCGGATACTGTTCACGGCCGATCAACCGGCTTCCAACCACAACGGCGGCATGCTCTCCTTCGGTCCGGACGGACACCTCTACCTGGCCCTCGGCGACGGTGGGCGGGGCAACGATGCCTTCGGCCACGGGCAGCGCAGCGACACCGTGTTCGGAGCGATCCTCAGGTTCGCCACCGATCCATTCGGGCCGGCACCCGGGAATCCATTCGATGAGGTGTGGTCGTACGGTCTTCGCAATCCGTGGCGGTTCTCGTTCGACGGTGAACTGATCTACGTCGCCGACGTCGGCCAGAACTCCTTCGAAGAGATCAACGTGGCTCCTGCCGCGGCACCGGGATTGAACTACGGGTGGCCGATCGTCGAAGGTCTCCACTGCTTTTCACCGCCGACCGGGTGTGACACGACCGGCATCACGCTCCCGGTCGTGGAGGTTGCCCACGGCGACGGAGGAGCCTGCTCGATCACAGGCGGATACGTCTACCGGGGTGATGCGATCCCCGAGTTGAACGGTCACTACTTCTACTCGGACTATTGCGGCGGATGGCTCCGCAGCTTTGCCTGGAATGGCTCCGAGGTGACCGAGCCGACCGACTGGACGGCAGACGTCGGTTCCATCGGCGGAGTGACTTCCTTCGGCACCGACGGATTCGGCGAGCTCTATGTGACGGCGGGCGATTCCGTCTACCTCGTTGTGCCGGTCCGGTGA
- a CDS encoding fructosamine kinase family protein translates to MAVKQTHYDARVEADGLRRLARAGAPVPEVLRADSAGLVMAWVTGQPDWEGLGATLAGVHRTSAPAFGYEIDNVIGSLPQPNPWTASWGEFFAANRVRVHLDDPSIPAHLRIRLEAACDGPLPAFLEEHAPSPSLVHGDVWSGNIVDGAFLIDPAVSFSDREVELAFMAVFGGIPQAMWKGYLEAWPLTDGWERRRPALQLHHLLVHVRLFGGGYVRMVEDRLDRLGW, encoded by the coding sequence GTGGCTGTCAAACAGACGCACTACGACGCCCGGGTCGAAGCCGACGGTCTGCGGAGGCTGGCGAGGGCCGGGGCTCCTGTTCCGGAGGTTCTGAGAGCGGATTCGGCCGGGCTCGTCATGGCCTGGGTGACGGGACAGCCCGATTGGGAGGGACTCGGCGCGACCCTTGCCGGGGTCCACCGGACGTCGGCACCGGCGTTCGGATATGAGATCGACAATGTGATCGGGTCGCTTCCGCAGCCGAATCCGTGGACGGCGTCCTGGGGAGAGTTCTTCGCTGCGAACCGGGTTCGGGTTCATCTGGACGATCCGTCGATACCTGCTCATCTGCGGATCCGGCTCGAAGCGGCGTGCGATGGTCCACTGCCTGCTTTTTTGGAGGAGCATGCCCCCTCTCCGAGCCTCGTGCACGGCGATGTCTGGTCGGGGAACATCGTCGATGGGGCGTTCCTCATCGATCCTGCCGTGTCGTTCTCGGATAGGGAGGTGGAGCTGGCGTTCATGGCGGTGTTCGGCGGCATCCCGCAGGCTATGTGGAAGGGATATCTGGAGGCCTGGCCCCTGACAGACGGATGGGAACGGCGGCGGCCCGCTCTCCAACTACATCACTTGCTGGTGCACGTCCGGCTCTTCGGCGGGGGATACGTTCGGATGGTCGAAGACCGCCTCGATCGGCTGGGGTGGTGA
- a CDS encoding S9 family peptidase, with product MPATAPYGAWNSPITPAMLAGGQISFWELTSDGVDVYWGEFRASESGRVALMRCRDGRIDEIAPGFNARTLVHEYGGSSLAVDRGRIVASSFEDQRIYRLDGREPRPITPEPPGPRAWRYADTVFSGDRLITVREDHTAEGEARNELVLVDSEGAGQPVVLVTGHDFYASPRVSPDGSRLAWLAWDHPNMPWDQTQLWTADLHGDELSNARRLPSAGESFFQPEWSPDGVLHIVSDRSGWWNLYRVEGDSLEALHRADREFGEPAWLFGFRTYGFLPDGRVVAKAADDGLWSLVIIENGEARPIDLDDRKASSPFLAVAGGRIWTTMGGAVEPMALLSVDPAGSFEVVKRASLTGVDEGYISRPRPIVFPTSDDTVAHGFYYPPTNPDYEAPDGELPPLIVSSHGGPTSQTRAVFNLHVQFWTTRGFAVMDVNYRGSTGYGREYRNALQGRWGDADVVDCVNAARFLAAEGMVDPARLAIRGGSAGGYVTLCALTFHDVFTAGASYCGVADISALMETTHKFESRYDESLIGPMPEARRLAHDRSPIHFADRVSCPVLIIQGAQDPIVTPDQAEVFVDAMRSNNLPHSYLLIEGEDHFLGKAETIIATREAELSFYGQLFGFEPAGEIAPVRIENFG from the coding sequence ATGCCTGCTACAGCTCCCTACGGCGCCTGGAACTCCCCGATCACTCCCGCGATGCTGGCCGGCGGCCAGATTTCGTTCTGGGAGCTGACTTCCGACGGTGTTGATGTCTATTGGGGAGAGTTTCGAGCTTCGGAGTCCGGCCGCGTTGCGCTGATGCGGTGCCGGGACGGCCGCATCGACGAGATCGCCCCCGGATTCAATGCCAGGACCCTCGTCCATGAATACGGCGGGAGTTCCCTGGCGGTCGACCGCGGCAGAATCGTCGCATCCTCATTCGAGGATCAGCGCATATACAGGCTCGACGGTCGAGAGCCGCGTCCGATCACGCCGGAACCTCCGGGACCTCGCGCATGGCGGTATGCGGACACGGTCTTCTCCGGCGACCGTCTGATCACGGTGCGCGAAGATCACACAGCGGAGGGGGAGGCCCGCAACGAACTGGTGCTCGTGGACTCGGAAGGGGCCGGGCAACCGGTCGTGCTGGTCACGGGCCACGACTTCTATGCGTCACCGCGGGTCAGCCCGGACGGGTCGCGACTGGCCTGGCTGGCGTGGGATCACCCGAACATGCCTTGGGATCAGACTCAGCTGTGGACCGCCGACCTGCACGGCGACGAGCTCTCGAACGCGCGGCGCCTGCCATCAGCCGGCGAGTCGTTCTTCCAGCCCGAGTGGTCGCCGGACGGGGTTCTGCACATCGTGTCCGACCGGTCGGGCTGGTGGAATCTCTACCGGGTCGAAGGTGACTCGCTCGAGGCCCTCCATCGGGCCGACCGCGAGTTCGGCGAGCCGGCATGGCTCTTCGGATTCCGGACCTACGGCTTCCTTCCCGACGGCCGTGTCGTTGCCAAGGCGGCAGATGACGGACTGTGGTCGCTGGTCATCATCGAGAACGGCGAGGCCCGGCCGATCGACCTCGATGACAGAAAAGCATCGAGTCCGTTCCTGGCTGTGGCCGGCGGAAGGATCTGGACGACGATGGGAGGTGCCGTCGAGCCCATGGCCCTTCTGTCGGTGGATCCGGCTGGATCGTTCGAAGTAGTGAAGCGGGCTTCTCTCACCGGCGTGGACGAGGGATACATCAGCCGGCCCCGCCCGATCGTCTTTCCGACCAGCGACGACACGGTCGCTCATGGGTTCTATTACCCGCCGACGAACCCCGACTACGAGGCACCCGATGGGGAGCTCCCCCCTTTGATCGTGTCGTCGCACGGTGGGCCGACGTCACAGACCCGGGCGGTCTTCAACCTCCACGTGCAGTTCTGGACGACCCGCGGGTTTGCCGTGATGGACGTGAACTACCGCGGTTCAACGGGATACGGAAGGGAGTATCGAAACGCTCTCCAGGGCCGCTGGGGTGATGCCGACGTTGTCGACTGCGTCAATGCCGCCAGGTTCCTGGCGGCCGAAGGCATGGTGGATCCTGCCCGTCTGGCTATTCGCGGTGGTAGCGCCGGGGGCTATGTGACCCTCTGCGCACTCACATTCCACGACGTGTTCACCGCCGGAGCGTCCTATTGCGGCGTCGCCGACATATCCGCGCTCATGGAGACGACGCACAAGTTCGAGTCTCGCTACGACGAGTCGCTGATCGGCCCGATGCCCGAGGCCCGCCGGCTTGCCCACGATCGTTCTCCGATCCATTTCGCAGACCGGGTTTCTTGCCCGGTGTTGATCATTCAGGGGGCTCAGGACCCGATCGTGACGCCCGACCAGGCGGAGGTCTTTGTCGATGCCATGCGTTCGAACAACCTCCCTCACTCGTATCTCCTGATCGAGGGGGAGGATCACTTTCTGGGCAAGGCCGAGACGATCATCGCCACACGCGAAGCCGAGTTGTCTTTCTACGGGCAACTCTTCGGATTCGAACCTGCGGGCGAGATCGCACCGGTGAGGATCGAAAACTTCGGATGA
- a CDS encoding cystathionine gamma-synthase family protein — translation MCAKWDDSIEGRRLHPESLMMSYGYNPAWSEGSLKSPIFQTSTFVFQTAEEGKAFFEVAYGLREANEGEGIGLIYSRLNNPDLEILEDRLSLWDGAESAAAFKSGMAAISTTLWAYLRPGDVLLYSRPIYGGTDHLANYVLPEFDITPVAFDCRDTVESIEARLSNEAPGKRLGLILIETPANPTNDLIDIAMGAELASRHSSDDHRVPVAVDNTFLGPVFQRPLDHGADIVLYSATKFIGGHSDLIAGAALGSEKMMAPVRAMRTFLGTMVGPWTGWLLLRSLETLHLRMNRQAENAIRVAAFLREHPKVINLRYLGHLDAGHPQFDLYKRQCLGSGSMISFEVPGGEAGAFRFLNALKMVHLAVSLGGTESLAEHPASMTHADVGRAEKDRLGVTEGLVRVSIGVEHPDDLILDLGQALNAV, via the coding sequence ATGTGTGCGAAATGGGACGATTCGATCGAGGGGAGGCGGCTCCATCCAGAGAGCCTCATGATGAGCTACGGATACAATCCGGCGTGGTCTGAGGGGTCGCTCAAGAGCCCTATCTTCCAGACCTCCACCTTCGTATTCCAGACTGCCGAGGAGGGCAAAGCGTTCTTCGAGGTCGCCTACGGGTTGCGCGAGGCCAACGAGGGCGAGGGTATCGGGCTCATCTACAGTCGGCTCAACAACCCTGATCTGGAGATCCTCGAAGACAGGCTGTCGCTGTGGGATGGAGCCGAGTCTGCCGCGGCGTTCAAATCGGGTATGGCGGCGATAAGCACAACGCTCTGGGCCTACCTCCGTCCCGGTGACGTTCTCCTCTACAGCCGACCCATCTACGGCGGTACGGATCACCTTGCCAACTATGTACTCCCCGAGTTCGACATCACCCCGGTCGCCTTTGACTGTCGAGACACTGTCGAGTCGATCGAGGCGCGACTATCGAACGAGGCCCCGGGGAAGCGCCTCGGCCTGATCCTCATCGAGACCCCGGCCAACCCGACCAACGACCTGATCGACATAGCAATGGGAGCCGAACTCGCCTCCCGGCATTCGTCGGACGATCATCGTGTGCCGGTTGCGGTGGACAACACCTTCCTCGGACCGGTGTTTCAGCGGCCGCTCGATCATGGAGCCGACATCGTTCTCTACTCGGCGACCAAGTTCATCGGCGGGCACTCGGATCTGATTGCCGGCGCGGCTCTCGGGTCGGAGAAGATGATGGCGCCGGTCCGGGCAATGCGCACTTTCCTCGGAACGATGGTCGGCCCCTGGACCGGGTGGCTACTCCTCCGCAGTCTCGAGACCCTCCATCTGCGCATGAACCGCCAGGCCGAAAACGCCATACGGGTAGCTGCCTTCCTTCGAGAGCACCCGAAGGTCATCAATCTCCGCTACCTCGGCCACCTCGACGCAGGTCATCCGCAGTTCGACCTCTACAAGCGCCAGTGCCTCGGATCCGGTTCGATGATCTCCTTCGAAGTTCCCGGCGGCGAAGCCGGAGCGTTCCGCTTTCTCAATGCTCTCAAGATGGTCCATCTCGCCGTGTCGCTCGGCGGCACAGAGTCACTGGCGGAACACCCGGCCAGCATGACCCATGCAGACGTCGGGCGCGCGGAGAAGGACCGCTTGGGAGTCACCGAAGGTCTGGTACGGGTCTCGATCGGGGTGGAACACCCTGATGATCTGATCCTGGATCTCGGTCAAGCGTTGAATGCCGTATGA
- a CDS encoding ATP-binding protein — translation MSESEFVGRVIGTDDATPLEFWVSVASGQYMQLDDVVALERTLPDDEEVKIYGMVGQVRARHEGARFDSDVFLIEDGVLPAEVSESAQVTATRFEPEIFVPPRPGQKVRRARGIERDEALFFDKMSERLPIGLSRSNEPLYANLEFVDGRRGAHVNISGISGVATKTTYATFLLHSLFESGVLGSRSVNTKALIFNVKGEDLLFLDRPNLAIDQTQADRYQALGLPAQPFRSVGIFAPPRRGSTTGAPDVNARTEGVTSFYWSLAEFCHDDLLPFLFADAEDDRSQYTMVVYNVMAQLRHASRLEDGAVVIEGSTLRSFRDLVDFITLRVQDEEDRYQWAGPAIGTGTINAFVRRLQGAVRHIEHLIRADLPNPGRHRVALQNQVTVVDLHNLHDRAKRFVVGVTVRGAFDEKEKAGQSEELLLIVLDELNKYAPREGSSPIKEILLDVAERGRSLGVILIGAQQTASEVERRIIANSSIRVVGRLDSAEASRDEYGFLPSVQRQRATILKPGTMLVTQPEIPVPLVLEFPFPSWATRASEAGPAPSGDRPDDPFEGLS, via the coding sequence GTGAGCGAGAGCGAGTTCGTTGGTCGAGTCATTGGAACCGACGATGCCACCCCCCTCGAGTTCTGGGTGAGCGTCGCGAGCGGTCAGTACATGCAACTCGACGATGTGGTCGCGCTGGAGCGCACTCTGCCGGACGACGAGGAAGTGAAGATATACGGCATGGTGGGTCAGGTGAGGGCCCGTCACGAGGGAGCGCGCTTCGATTCAGATGTCTTTCTGATCGAAGACGGCGTTCTCCCGGCTGAGGTATCTGAATCGGCTCAGGTGACGGCAACCCGCTTCGAGCCGGAAATCTTCGTCCCTCCTCGGCCCGGGCAGAAGGTCCGCCGGGCGCGCGGCATCGAACGCGATGAGGCGCTGTTCTTCGACAAGATGAGTGAACGGCTTCCCATCGGCTTGTCGCGCAGCAACGAACCGCTCTATGCCAATCTCGAGTTCGTCGACGGTCGCCGTGGGGCGCACGTCAATATCTCGGGGATCTCCGGTGTGGCCACCAAGACGACCTATGCGACGTTCCTTCTGCACTCACTCTTCGAATCCGGCGTCCTCGGGTCGAGATCGGTCAACACGAAAGCCCTCATATTCAACGTGAAGGGCGAGGACCTCCTGTTTCTCGATCGACCCAATCTGGCGATTGATCAAACGCAGGCCGATCGGTACCAGGCGCTGGGATTGCCGGCGCAGCCTTTCCGGTCGGTTGGCATCTTTGCCCCGCCGCGGCGCGGCTCCACCACCGGAGCTCCCGACGTCAACGCTCGCACCGAAGGAGTCACGTCTTTCTACTGGAGCCTCGCCGAGTTTTGTCACGACGATTTGCTTCCCTTCCTCTTTGCCGACGCTGAAGACGACCGCTCGCAATACACCATGGTCGTCTACAACGTCATGGCGCAGCTGCGTCACGCCTCCCGGCTCGAAGACGGGGCAGTCGTCATCGAGGGCTCGACTCTTCGGTCTTTTCGGGATCTCGTCGACTTCATAACCTTGCGCGTGCAGGATGAGGAGGATCGCTACCAGTGGGCGGGTCCTGCAATCGGCACGGGAACGATCAACGCTTTCGTTCGACGCCTCCAGGGAGCGGTTCGCCATATCGAGCATCTGATTCGGGCCGATCTCCCGAATCCCGGCCGGCACCGCGTTGCGCTGCAGAACCAGGTTACGGTCGTCGATCTGCACAATCTTCATGACCGGGCGAAACGATTCGTCGTCGGAGTGACGGTGCGAGGTGCCTTCGACGAGAAGGAGAAAGCCGGGCAGTCGGAGGAACTGCTGTTGATCGTCCTCGATGAGTTGAACAAGTACGCACCACGCGAGGGGTCGAGTCCGATCAAAGAAATCCTGCTCGACGTCGCAGAGCGAGGGCGCTCGCTCGGGGTGATTCTCATCGGTGCCCAGCAAACGGCGTCTGAAGTCGAGCGGCGAATCATCGCCAACTCCTCGATCCGCGTGGTCGGAAGACTTGATTCCGCAGAAGCCTCGCGTGATGAGTACGGGTTCCTGCCCTCAGTCCAGCGTCAGCGCGCCACCATCCTCAAACCGGGGACGATGCTCGTCACCCAGCCGGAGATTCCGGTTCCTCTCGTGCTGGAGTTCCCGTTCCCGTCGTGGGCAACTCGCGCCAGTGAGGCGGGCCCGGCTCCTTCCGGAGACCGGCCGGACGATCCGTTCGAAGGCCTGTCCTAG
- a CDS encoding winged helix DNA-binding domain-containing protein, with the protein MRRFSAPERRARLVERHHLSGPAADVETVAADLVGLHSSDPVTVFLSARARLADFRIADMEEALYERRSLVRMLGMRRTLFAVPVDLASTMQIACTSHLVAAERRRLVAMLEEQGVASDGERWLRGVEEATLAAVREFGEATAVELTAVVPELSEKLMFGEGKTWGGIVGVSTRVLFLLATTGRILRGRPRGSWKSSQYRWAETDVWLDGGLAALDPEWAEAELLRRWLMSYGPGTITDLRWWTGWTLSKTRAALSRLDTVQVELDDGPGVVLADDLETGSSDDPSVVLLPGLDPSVMGWKEREWFLGDLAALLFDSNGNAGPTVWVDGSIVGGWAQRPGGEIAFRLLRDVGSEARAALAAEAAALSEWLGDDRIKPRFRTPLEQELFG; encoded by the coding sequence ATGAGACGTTTCTCCGCCCCCGAACGCAGGGCGCGCCTGGTGGAGCGCCATCATCTGTCCGGCCCGGCCGCCGACGTCGAAACGGTCGCCGCGGATCTGGTCGGGTTGCACTCCAGCGACCCGGTGACGGTGTTTCTCTCGGCTCGCGCCCGCCTGGCCGATTTTCGCATCGCGGATATGGAAGAGGCGCTGTACGAGCGCCGTTCGCTGGTGCGCATGCTCGGCATGCGCCGGACGTTGTTCGCAGTGCCGGTCGATCTGGCCTCGACCATGCAGATCGCATGCACGAGTCACCTGGTGGCGGCCGAGCGGCGTCGTCTGGTGGCAATGCTCGAAGAGCAGGGTGTGGCGTCCGACGGTGAACGGTGGCTGAGAGGGGTGGAGGAGGCCACACTCGCCGCCGTGAGGGAGTTCGGCGAGGCAACGGCCGTTGAGTTGACGGCCGTCGTGCCGGAGTTGAGTGAGAAGCTGATGTTCGGTGAGGGCAAGACCTGGGGTGGGATTGTGGGTGTCTCCACCAGGGTCCTGTTCCTGCTGGCGACGACGGGCCGTATCCTGCGCGGTCGCCCGCGCGGTTCGTGGAAGTCGAGCCAGTACCGGTGGGCGGAGACCGACGTATGGCTCGACGGCGGGCTCGCCGCGCTGGACCCGGAGTGGGCCGAGGCCGAGCTTCTGCGGAGATGGCTGATGTCGTATGGTCCCGGAACGATTACCGACCTGCGCTGGTGGACGGGGTGGACCCTGTCCAAGACGCGTGCGGCGCTGAGCCGGTTGGATACCGTGCAGGTCGAGCTCGACGACGGCCCGGGTGTTGTGCTTGCCGACGATCTGGAGACCGGGTCGTCGGACGACCCGTCGGTTGTGCTGCTTCCCGGATTGGATCCGTCGGTGATGGGCTGGAAGGAGCGGGAGTGGTTCCTGGGCGACCTGGCGGCTTTGCTCTTCGATTCCAACGGTAACGCCGGACCAACGGTGTGGGTCGACGGGTCGATCGTGGGAGGCTGGGCGCAGCGTCCCGGCGGTGAGATCGCGTTCCGGCTTCTCCGGGATGTGGGTAGTGAGGCACGCGCCGCGCTCGCGGCCGAGGCGGCTGCTCTGTCCGAATGGCTCGGCGACGACCGGATCAAGCCACGGTTCCGAACGCCACTCGAGCAGGAGCTGTTCGGCTAG